Proteins co-encoded in one Halorussus lipolyticus genomic window:
- a CDS encoding DUF5518 domain-containing protein, with product MSRDRTTTTTERPPATEEYPDDDPNTLMNALVGAVATVLTAPLLPLAAIFGGGVAGYLQRGDLAEGAKVGAISGAIAAIPASLLAWVVVGLVLLGGDPFFALTSIFAVFIFVFLVGYLVGAGALGGALGAYLRREL from the coding sequence ATGAGCCGCGACAGGACGACTACGACAACGGAGCGACCGCCCGCCACCGAGGAGTACCCCGACGACGACCCGAACACGCTCATGAACGCCCTCGTCGGCGCGGTGGCGACTGTGCTAACTGCGCCGCTCCTCCCGCTGGCGGCCATCTTCGGCGGCGGGGTCGCGGGCTACCTCCAGCGCGGGGACCTCGCCGAGGGCGCGAAAGTCGGGGCGATTTCCGGCGCGATTGCGGCGATTCCGGCCTCGCTACTGGCGTGGGTCGTCGTCGGTCTCGTCCTCCTCGGCGGCGACCCGTTCTTCGCGCTGACGAGTATCTTCGCAGTGTTTATTTTCGTCTTTCTGGTCGGCTACCTCGTCGGTGCCGGGGCGCTCGGCGGCGCGCTCGGGGCGTACCTCCGACGAGAGCTGTGA
- a CDS encoding DUF5783 family protein — protein MADFDPEKFEDKYVHYFNELQRAYKNVFNRLNEEYDSELIHAIDQQVLNESEPFYESDGEFRVELPENPSDRIKGVLVKDEKVEEVLDIYVEELEEELSRLFGFRS, from the coding sequence ATGGCCGATTTCGACCCCGAGAAGTTCGAGGACAAGTACGTCCACTACTTCAACGAGCTTCAGCGAGCCTACAAGAACGTCTTCAACCGACTCAACGAGGAGTACGACTCGGAACTCATCCACGCAATCGACCAGCAGGTCCTCAACGAGAGCGAACCCTTCTACGAGAGCGACGGCGAGTTCCGCGTCGAACTCCCCGAAAACCCGAGCGACCGAATCAAGGGCGTCCTCGTGAAAGACGAGAAAGTCGAGGAGGTCCTCGACATCTACGTCGAAGAACTCGAAGAAGAGCTAAGTCGGTTGTTCGGCTTCCGAAGCTAA
- a CDS encoding DUF7504 family protein, with protein sequence MPDAEDGRAVPLSAESLDHGTNVLVAGEPFTGKREVMLELLDTPDRGAILATTKRSAARLQQSFDRRYDASEWDLRFVDCVSKGRSVEDVRETETVRYVSDPGDLTGIGIELSGFMQDFYHRDDLERARLGFDSLSPVLMYADLRRVYQFLHVITGRIASSGFSGVFTLDTVRGNRESAQQLMQVFDALVEVRETDDAEELRVRGGDFGPKSWTEF encoded by the coding sequence GTGCCCGACGCCGAGGACGGTCGAGCGGTGCCCCTGTCCGCCGAGTCGCTCGACCACGGAACGAACGTACTCGTCGCCGGAGAGCCGTTTACCGGGAAGCGCGAGGTCATGCTCGAACTGCTGGACACGCCCGACAGAGGAGCTATCCTCGCCACGACCAAGCGGAGCGCGGCCCGGTTACAGCAGTCGTTCGACCGGCGCTACGACGCCAGCGAGTGGGACCTCCGGTTCGTGGACTGCGTGAGCAAGGGCCGGTCGGTCGAGGACGTGCGAGAAACCGAGACGGTCCGGTACGTGAGCGACCCCGGCGACCTCACCGGCATCGGCATCGAACTCTCGGGGTTCATGCAGGACTTCTACCACCGCGACGACCTCGAACGCGCCAGACTCGGCTTCGACTCGCTGTCGCCGGTGCTGATGTACGCCGACCTGCGCCGGGTCTACCAGTTCCTCCACGTCATCACCGGGCGCATCGCCAGTTCCGGCTTCTCGGGCGTGTTCACCCTCGATACGGTCCGGGGAAACAGAGAATCCGCCCAGCAACTGATGCAGGTGTTCGACGCGCTCGTAGAAGTCAGGGAGACCGACGACGCCGAGGAGCTACGGGTTCGCGGCGGCGACTTCGGGCCGAAGTCGTGGACCGAGTTCTGA
- a CDS encoding ammonium transporter — protein MIEAPLQVDPSSLASGVNHVWVLTVTFLIFFMHAGFAMLEAGQVRSKNVANQLTKNMLTWSVGVLVFFLVGAGISSLVGGAGDPFGYISGGSDSWIGWLFGAVFAMTAATIVSGAVAGRAKLRAYVSYTVLLAAVIYPVVVGFTWAGGFLNDIGPGFQDFAGGVIVHGMGGIAGLTAAWILGPRMDRYDDDGSVNVIPGHSITFAVLGTLILCFGWYGFNVGTAASVFVVENGELALGAFADTVGRVALTTTLGMAAGAIGASMVSLVKTKKVDTLYVANGMLAGLVGITSNTNAITWVGALVVGLLAGGQLPVVFEFVEKRLKIDDVCAVFPVHGSAGVLGALAFPFFAIPGYEVSFLAQAAGVGVIAIWTVGATGLVFGVLKLLGQARVSTEHEREGLDIAEHGVDTYPEFGGPEVGDGSAVRPDGGVRTDGAGDLPNAGQIKMVTAVVRPDRLSNVKTALAQVGAPSLTVTNVSGRGSQPAKTGQWRGEEYTVDLHQKVKVECVVADVPADEVVEAIREAADTGEPGDGKIFVLPVEDACQVRTGVRGPEAV, from the coding sequence ATGATAGAGGCACCCCTCCAAGTAGACCCCAGTTCGTTGGCCAGCGGGGTCAACCACGTCTGGGTCCTGACCGTGACCTTCCTCATCTTCTTCATGCACGCCGGCTTCGCCATGCTCGAAGCGGGGCAGGTCCGGTCGAAGAACGTCGCCAACCAGTTGACCAAGAACATGCTGACGTGGAGCGTCGGCGTCCTCGTTTTCTTCCTCGTCGGCGCGGGCATCTCGTCGCTCGTCGGCGGCGCAGGCGACCCCTTCGGCTACATCTCGGGTGGCTCCGACTCGTGGATTGGCTGGCTGTTCGGCGCGGTGTTCGCCATGACCGCCGCAACCATCGTCTCCGGGGCGGTGGCGGGCCGGGCGAAGCTTCGGGCCTACGTGTCTTACACCGTCCTGCTGGCGGCGGTCATCTACCCGGTCGTGGTCGGGTTCACGTGGGCCGGGGGCTTCCTCAACGACATCGGGCCGGGCTTTCAGGACTTCGCGGGCGGCGTCATCGTCCACGGCATGGGCGGCATCGCAGGCCTGACAGCGGCGTGGATTCTCGGCCCGCGGATGGACCGCTACGACGACGACGGGTCGGTCAACGTCATCCCCGGTCACTCCATCACCTTCGCCGTGTTGGGGACTCTCATCCTCTGTTTCGGCTGGTACGGCTTCAACGTCGGCACCGCCGCGAGCGTCTTCGTGGTCGAGAACGGCGAGTTGGCGCTCGGCGCGTTCGCAGACACGGTGGGCCGGGTCGCGCTGACCACGACGCTGGGCATGGCCGCCGGAGCAATCGGCGCGAGCATGGTCTCGCTGGTCAAGACCAAAAAGGTCGATACCCTCTACGTCGCTAACGGAATGTTGGCCGGACTGGTCGGCATCACCAGCAACACCAACGCCATCACGTGGGTCGGTGCGCTGGTCGTCGGCCTGCTCGCTGGCGGGCAGTTGCCGGTCGTCTTCGAGTTCGTGGAGAAGCGCCTCAAAATCGACGACGTGTGCGCGGTCTTCCCGGTTCACGGCTCGGCGGGCGTCCTCGGTGCGCTGGCCTTCCCCTTCTTCGCCATTCCGGGCTACGAGGTCAGCTTCCTCGCGCAGGCGGCCGGCGTCGGCGTCATCGCAATCTGGACCGTCGGCGCGACCGGTCTCGTCTTCGGCGTGTTGAAGCTCCTCGGGCAGGCCCGCGTCAGCACCGAACACGAGCGCGAGGGCCTCGACATCGCCGAACACGGCGTGGACACCTACCCCGAGTTCGGCGGTCCCGAAGTCGGTGACGGAAGCGCAGTTCGGCCCGATGGCGGCGTTCGCACAGACGGCGCTGGCGACCTGCCCAACGCGGGCCAAATCAAGATGGTCACGGCCGTCGTCCGCCCCGACCGCCTCAGCAACGTCAAGACCGCGCTGGCACAGGTCGGCGCGCCGAGTCTCACGGTCACGAACGTCTCGGGTCGGGGGAGCCAACCGGCCAAGACGGGCCAGTGGCGCGGCGAGGAGTACACCGTTGACCTCCACCAGAAAGTCAAAGTCGAGTGCGTCGTCGCCGACGTGCCCGCCGACGAGGTGGTCGAAGCGATTCGGGAGGCCGCCGACACGGGCGAACCGGGCGACGGGAAAATCTTCGTCCTCCCGGTCGAGGACGCCTGTCAGGTCCGAACCGGCGTCCGCGGCCCGGAGGCGGTGTGA
- a CDS encoding DedA family protein, translating into MLTVGIVLAAVVGVGLFFVGNKQLAKSWLDQYGLLALFLILILEGAMLLYFAPSESLVPLGVTLLADSATDYATITAVILVAVVGATIGQYALFLLAKRGGREYLLEKRWFRIDEEQLDRFDGWFQRWGRVVVPVSNALLFTRGMLTVPAGFAEMRDWEFVVLSALGTLVFQTWLAVAALYLADQGLLGFL; encoded by the coding sequence ATGCTGACGGTCGGCATCGTCCTCGCGGCGGTGGTCGGCGTCGGCCTCTTTTTCGTCGGGAACAAGCAACTGGCGAAGTCGTGGCTCGACCAGTACGGCCTGCTGGCGCTCTTTCTCATCCTGATTCTGGAGGGCGCGATGCTGTTATACTTCGCGCCGAGCGAGAGTCTAGTCCCCCTCGGCGTGACCCTGCTGGCCGACTCCGCGACCGATTACGCCACCATCACGGCGGTCATCCTCGTCGCCGTCGTCGGCGCGACTATCGGCCAGTACGCCCTGTTCCTGCTGGCCAAGCGCGGGGGTCGGGAGTACCTGCTCGAAAAGCGGTGGTTCCGCATCGACGAGGAGCAACTCGACCGCTTCGACGGGTGGTTCCAGCGGTGGGGCCGAGTGGTCGTCCCGGTCAGCAACGCCCTGCTGTTCACCCGCGGGATGCTCACGGTCCCTGCCGGGTTCGCCGAGATGCGCGACTGGGAGTTCGTGGTCCTCTCGGCACTGGGAACGCTCGTCTTCCAGACGTGGCTCGCGGTGGCCGCGCTCTATCTGGCCGACCAAGGTCTCCTCGGGTTCCTGTGA
- the hemB gene encoding porphobilinogen synthase, whose translation MNLTDRPRRLRRDGIREMVSETDVEASDLIAPVFVDATTDERVPIETMPGHERVPISDAVARVEEVLETGVEAVMLFGIPESKDERGSRAWAEDGVVQEATRRVTAETDAYVITDVCLCEYTDHGHCGVLENHAEEDARLTVKNDETLDLLGKIAVSHAEAGADMVAPSGMMDGMVGAIRESLDDAAFSDVPIMSYAAKYESAFYGPFRDAADGAPAFGDRRHYQMDPANRREAIREVELDAEQGADVLMVKPALPYLDIVADLRDEFDHPIAAYNVSGEYAMLHAASEKGWLDLEEVALESLVSIKRAGADLILTYFAEDIADVL comes from the coding sequence ATGAACCTCACCGACCGCCCTCGGCGACTCCGACGCGACGGCATCCGCGAGATGGTCAGCGAGACCGACGTGGAGGCCTCGGACCTCATCGCGCCGGTGTTCGTGGACGCGACGACCGACGAGCGAGTCCCCATCGAGACGATGCCGGGCCACGAGCGCGTGCCGATTTCCGACGCGGTGGCCCGCGTCGAGGAGGTCCTCGAAACCGGCGTCGAGGCCGTCATGCTGTTCGGCATCCCCGAATCGAAGGACGAGCGCGGAAGTCGGGCGTGGGCCGAGGACGGCGTGGTACAGGAGGCTACTCGCCGCGTCACGGCCGAAACCGACGCCTACGTGATTACCGACGTGTGCCTCTGCGAGTACACCGACCACGGCCACTGCGGGGTGCTGGAAAATCACGCCGAAGAAGACGCTCGCCTGACTGTGAAGAACGACGAGACGCTCGACTTGCTCGGCAAAATCGCCGTCTCGCACGCTGAAGCCGGTGCCGACATGGTTGCGCCCTCGGGCATGATGGACGGGATGGTCGGCGCGATTCGGGAGTCGCTGGACGACGCGGCGTTTTCCGACGTGCCAATCATGAGCTACGCCGCTAAGTACGAATCGGCCTTCTACGGTCCCTTCCGAGACGCGGCGGACGGCGCACCGGCGTTCGGTGACCGGCGGCACTACCAGATGGACCCCGCGAACCGCCGCGAGGCGATTCGAGAGGTCGAACTCGACGCGGAGCAGGGCGCGGACGTGCTGATGGTCAAGCCCGCGCTCCCCTACCTCGACATCGTGGCCGACCTCCGCGACGAGTTCGACCACCCTATCGCGGCCTACAACGTCTCGGGCGAGTATGCGATGCTCCACGCCGCCAGCGAGAAGGGATGGCTCGACTTGGAGGAGGTCGCACTTGAGTCGTTGGTTTCCATCAAGCGGGCGGGTGCGGACCTGATTCTGACGTACTTCGCCGAGGACATCGCGGACGTGCTTTGA
- a CDS encoding uroporphyrinogen-III synthase, protein MSRDVRVAIFRPDDERLAEAEELLDSLGAEAVADPMLEVRPTGDAPDDGEYVILTSKTGVELAADAGWDPEGATVCAIGESTADALRDAGYEVDVVPDEYTSSGLVEVLADEVAGARVEVARSDHGSAVLTDGLAEAGADVHETVLYELVRPEGSGESAVLAAEGELAAATFTSSLTVAHFLDAAEERGIREDAIAGLNEAVVGAIGEPTRETAESEGIEVDVVPEVADFEKLACEVVETAAPTYHD, encoded by the coding sequence ATGAGCCGAGACGTTCGCGTCGCGATTTTCCGCCCGGACGACGAGCGCCTCGCGGAAGCCGAGGAGCTATTGGATTCGCTCGGTGCCGAGGCCGTCGCCGACCCGATGCTGGAAGTCCGACCGACCGGGGACGCGCCCGACGACGGCGAGTACGTGATTCTGACGAGCAAGACCGGCGTGGAACTGGCCGCCGACGCCGGGTGGGACCCCGAAGGGGCCACCGTCTGCGCCATCGGCGAGAGTACCGCCGACGCGCTTCGGGACGCGGGGTACGAGGTCGATGTCGTGCCGGACGAGTACACGTCGTCCGGACTGGTCGAAGTCCTCGCCGACGAGGTGGCGGGTGCGCGCGTCGAAGTCGCCCGGAGCGACCACGGGAGCGCCGTCCTGACCGACGGCCTCGCCGAGGCCGGCGCAGACGTTCACGAAACGGTGCTGTACGAACTGGTCCGGCCCGAGGGGTCGGGCGAGTCGGCCGTCCTCGCCGCCGAGGGCGAACTGGCGGCCGCGACGTTCACCTCCTCGCTGACGGTGGCCCACTTCCTCGACGCCGCAGAGGAGCGCGGTATCCGCGAGGACGCCATCGCTGGCCTGAACGAGGCCGTCGTGGGCGCAATCGGCGAGCCAACCCGCGAGACGGCCGAATCCGAGGGAATCGAGGTTGACGTGGTTCCGGAGGTCGCGGACTTCGAGAAACTGGCCTGCGAGGTCGTGGAGACCGCCGCGCCGACGTATCACGACTGA
- a CDS encoding RNA 2'-phosphotransferase has product MTEPVFRCPDHGFTTAPEKPNAKCPECGADARKVVSGDRRRRLSKFVSGVLRHFPDDAGLELDRGGWTDYDGLARVVTNKYDWADRELLGAVAETDPKGRFEFGDDADRIRAAYGHSVDVNLGVTSTADELPDRLYHGTDPANLASIRTEGLKPMGRQQVHLSGTPEEAREVGRRHAQNPVVLEIDAAAMLADGVAIVKRGESTYTCEAVPSEYLDV; this is encoded by the coding sequence GTGACAGAACCCGTCTTTCGGTGTCCAGACCACGGCTTCACGACCGCACCCGAGAAACCGAACGCGAAGTGCCCCGAGTGCGGCGCAGACGCCCGAAAAGTCGTCTCGGGTGACCGGAGACGCCGCCTCTCGAAGTTCGTCAGCGGCGTGCTCCGACACTTTCCCGACGACGCCGGCCTCGAACTCGACCGCGGCGGGTGGACCGACTACGACGGCCTCGCGCGCGTGGTGACGAATAAATACGACTGGGCCGACCGCGAACTCCTCGGCGCGGTGGCCGAGACGGACCCGAAGGGACGATTCGAATTCGGGGACGATGCCGACCGAATCCGCGCGGCTTACGGTCACTCGGTGGACGTGAATCTCGGCGTTACGTCCACTGCCGACGAACTCCCGGACCGACTCTACCACGGCACCGACCCGGCGAATCTGGCCTCGATTCGCACCGAGGGTCTGAAACCGATGGGCCGCCAGCAGGTCCACCTCTCCGGGACGCCCGAGGAGGCCCGCGAGGTCGGCCGCCGACACGCCCAGAACCCGGTCGTCCTCGAAATCGACGCCGCCGCGATGCTGGCCGACGGAGTGGCGATTGTGAAGCGCGGCGAATCGACGTACACCTGCGAGGCAGTTCCGTCGGAGTATCTGGATGTCTGA
- the hemL gene encoding glutamate-1-semialdehyde 2,1-aminomutase encodes MHDENSRELYDRALSVLPGGVNSPVRAVRPYPFFVERGDGAHVIDADGNKYVDYVMGYGPLLLGHDLPQEVESRIQSQLADGPMYGAPAEVEVELAEFIARHVQSVEMLRFVNSGTEATTSAVRLARGYTGRDKIVVTQGGYHGAQESTLVEGKTGGTGSPSSAGIPDAFAEETITVPFNDEQAVREVFEDRGDEIAGVLTEPILGNCASIGPVEGYLDTLREITEDHGALLIFDEVMTGFRVGGLQCAQGKFGVTPDLTTFAKVIGGGFPVGAVGGPAEIMESFTPTGDVFQAGTYSGHPLSLTAGLEMLRYAADNDVYDRLADLGDQMRSGLTDLLEDRAPEYTVTGYDSMFKVVFTRDGPRDRDGHCEAGCRQNPDCPRFDYCPKNKADVNAAETERWERLFWPAMKEQGVFLTANQYESQFISHAHTEEDVAETLEAYKEVL; translated from the coding sequence ATGCACGACGAGAACTCCCGCGAGTTGTACGACCGCGCACTCTCGGTCCTTCCGGGCGGCGTCAACTCTCCGGTCAGAGCCGTCAGACCCTACCCCTTCTTCGTGGAACGGGGCGACGGCGCGCACGTCATCGACGCCGACGGCAACAAGTACGTAGACTACGTGATGGGCTACGGTCCCCTGCTTCTGGGCCACGACCTGCCCCAAGAAGTCGAATCCCGGATTCAGTCCCAACTCGCCGACGGCCCGATGTACGGCGCGCCCGCCGAGGTAGAGGTCGAACTCGCGGAGTTCATCGCCCGTCACGTCCAGAGCGTCGAGATGCTCCGGTTCGTCAACTCCGGCACCGAGGCTACCACCTCCGCGGTCCGACTGGCGCGAGGCTACACCGGTCGGGACAAAATCGTCGTCACGCAGGGCGGCTACCACGGCGCGCAGGAATCGACCCTCGTGGAGGGCAAGACCGGGGGCACCGGGTCGCCCAGTTCCGCGGGGATTCCCGACGCCTTCGCCGAGGAGACCATCACGGTCCCGTTCAACGACGAGCAGGCGGTCCGCGAGGTGTTCGAGGACCGCGGCGACGAAATCGCGGGCGTCCTCACCGAGCCAATTCTCGGTAACTGCGCCTCGATTGGACCGGTCGAGGGCTACCTCGACACCCTCCGAGAGATTACGGAAGACCACGGCGCGCTCCTCATCTTCGACGAGGTGATGACCGGATTCCGCGTCGGCGGCCTCCAGTGCGCGCAAGGCAAGTTCGGCGTCACGCCCGACCTGACGACCTTCGCCAAGGTCATCGGCGGCGGGTTCCCGGTTGGCGCAGTCGGCGGTCCCGCCGAAATCATGGAGTCGTTCACCCCGACCGGCGACGTGTTCCAAGCCGGGACCTACTCGGGCCATCCCCTCTCGCTCACCGCGGGCCTCGAAATGTTGCGCTACGCCGCGGACAACGACGTGTACGACCGCCTCGCCGACCTCGGCGACCAGATGCGCTCAGGGTTGACCGACCTCCTCGAGGACCGCGCGCCGGAGTACACCGTCACGGGCTACGACAGCATGTTCAAGGTCGTGTTCACCCGCGACGGTCCTCGGGACCGAGACGGCCACTGCGAGGCCGGGTGCCGACAGAATCCCGACTGCCCGCGATTCGACTACTGCCCCAAGAACAAGGCCGACGTGAACGCCGCCGAGACCGAGCGATGGGAACGGCTGTTCTGGCCCGCGATGAAAGAACAGGGCGTCTTCCTGACCGCCAACCAGTACGAATCCCAGTTCATCAGCCACGCCCACACCGAGGAGGACGTAGCGGAGACGCTGGAAGCCTACAAGGAAGTGCTGTAG
- the hemC gene encoding hydroxymethylbilane synthase gives MSKHGTEIRLATRGSDLALRQAAEVKAALEDRRFAVELAEVATTGDEIQDELIHRLGKTGAFVRSLDQKVLDGELDGAIHSMKDMPTDSPDELVVAAIPERASANDVLVTPDGKELDDLPEGATVGTSSLRRKAQLLNYREDLNVEPLRGNVDTRAEKLLAPALQQEHERRTEAEKEKQSDKAMAQKGHKKEYEGEFDQSVEEWFNGLAEVERRALEREVETEYDAIVLAQAGLERSGLAHNLEYVELPSSQFVPAPGQGALAVTALDSELAEDLNTVLDHPRTRVETTVERTVLAELGGGCVAPIGVHGLIQGENVHVDVQVFSQDGSEVIEASRDVPVENHVSAAKTLADDLASKGADDLIEAAKADSSERGAKREQGASGGK, from the coding sequence ATGAGCAAACACGGGACCGAAATACGCCTCGCCACGCGGGGGTCGGACCTCGCGCTCCGGCAGGCGGCCGAGGTCAAGGCCGCCCTCGAGGACCGACGCTTCGCGGTCGAACTCGCAGAAGTAGCGACGACGGGCGACGAGATTCAGGACGAACTCATCCACCGCCTCGGCAAGACCGGGGCGTTCGTCCGGAGCCTCGACCAGAAGGTGCTGGACGGCGAGTTAGACGGCGCGATTCACTCGATGAAGGACATGCCGACCGACAGCCCCGACGAGTTGGTCGTCGCGGCCATCCCGGAGCGCGCCAGCGCCAACGACGTGCTGGTGACGCCCGACGGAAAGGAGTTGGACGACCTTCCCGAAGGCGCGACGGTGGGGACCTCTAGCCTCCGGCGGAAGGCCCAACTGCTGAACTACCGCGAGGACCTGAACGTCGAACCCCTTCGCGGGAACGTCGATACGCGGGCCGAGAAGTTGCTGGCTCCCGCCCTCCAGCAGGAACACGAGCGACGCACCGAGGCCGAGAAGGAAAAGCAGTCGGACAAGGCGATGGCCCAGAAGGGCCACAAGAAGGAGTACGAAGGCGAGTTCGACCAGAGCGTCGAGGAGTGGTTTAACGGCCTCGCAGAGGTCGAACGCCGGGCGCTGGAGCGAGAGGTCGAGACCGAATACGACGCCATCGTGCTGGCGCAGGCCGGACTCGAACGCAGTGGTTTGGCGCACAACCTCGAATACGTCGAACTGCCGAGTAGCCAGTTCGTCCCCGCGCCGGGGCAGGGCGCGCTCGCGGTGACGGCGCTGGACAGCGAACTCGCCGAGGACCTGAACACGGTGCTGGACCACCCCCGGACGCGGGTCGAGACCACAGTCGAGCGCACGGTGCTGGCGGAACTCGGCGGCGGGTGCGTCGCGCCCATCGGGGTCCACGGCCTGATTCAGGGCGAGAACGTCCACGTTGACGTGCAGGTCTTCTCGCAGGACGGGTCGGAGGTCATCGAGGCTAGCAGAGACGTGCCAGTCGAAAACCACGTCTCGGCCGCCAAGACCCTCGCAGACGACCTCGCGTCGAAGGGCGCTGACGACCTCATCGAGGCCGCGAAGGCAGATAGCTCCGAGCGAGGAGCCAAGCGCGAACAGGGGGCCTCGGGCGGGAAATGA
- a CDS encoding single-stranded-DNA-specific exonuclease RecJ yields the protein MASAGPVPALAERADACADRLRDAEEVLLASHIDADGLTSAAVAAQALERAGIPFETVFAKQLDAEEVSAIAETDYETVLFTDFGSGQLDIISEYEQADEFTPVIADHHQPADPDTEFHLNPLLFDIDGSSELSGAGAAYVLARALEPDGTDNRDLAGLAIVGAVGDMQTTDGELVGANQSIVEEGVAAGVVETTTDLSMYGKQTRPLPKMLEYASDAHIPGITNNENGTLRFLDGLDVDLQDDEGEWRCWVDLTEDERSTVSNALFQHAVSRGVSSDRIDSLFGTAYTLTDEPEGTELRDVSEFSTLLNATARYERADVGLAVCLGYRDEALEEARNLLSNHRQNLSQGLQYVKREGVTKEENVQWFHAGDEIRETIVGIIAGMAVGADGIDRGTPILAFADKTDDDASADAGKDGDGDDDKEVKVSARGTPGLTRQGLDLSVVMREASQAVGGDGGGHNVAAGATVPKGAEAEFVELADELVGEQLG from the coding sequence ATGGCTTCCGCTGGTCCCGTTCCCGCCCTCGCAGAGCGCGCTGATGCGTGCGCCGACCGACTCCGCGACGCCGAGGAGGTTCTCCTCGCCTCGCACATCGACGCCGACGGACTGACGAGCGCCGCGGTCGCCGCCCAAGCCCTCGAACGCGCCGGCATCCCCTTCGAGACCGTCTTCGCCAAGCAGTTAGACGCCGAGGAGGTCTCAGCCATCGCAGAGACCGACTACGAGACGGTCCTGTTCACCGACTTCGGGAGCGGCCAGTTGGACATCATCAGCGAGTACGAGCAGGCGGACGAGTTCACGCCGGTCATCGCCGACCACCACCAGCCGGCGGACCCCGACACCGAGTTCCACCTGAATCCCCTGCTGTTCGACATCGACGGCTCCTCGGAGTTGTCGGGCGCTGGCGCGGCCTACGTCCTCGCTCGGGCGCTGGAACCCGACGGGACCGACAACCGGGACTTGGCGGGCCTCGCCATCGTCGGCGCGGTCGGTGACATGCAGACCACCGACGGCGAACTCGTCGGCGCGAACCAGTCCATCGTCGAGGAGGGCGTCGCCGCGGGCGTGGTCGAGACCACCACCGACCTCTCGATGTACGGCAAGCAGACCCGACCGCTCCCCAAGATGCTCGAATACGCCAGCGACGCCCACATCCCCGGCATCACGAATAACGAGAACGGTACCCTCCGATTTTTGGACGGTCTCGACGTGGACTTGCAGGACGACGAGGGCGAGTGGCGCTGTTGGGTGGACCTGACCGAGGACGAGCGAAGCACCGTCTCGAACGCGCTGTTCCAGCACGCGGTCTCTCGCGGGGTCAGTTCCGACCGCATCGACAGCCTGTTCGGCACGGCCTACACCCTGACCGACGAACCCGAGGGCACCGAACTCCGAGACGTGAGCGAGTTCTCGACCCTGCTGAACGCCACCGCCCGGTACGAGCGCGCCGACGTGGGACTCGCGGTCTGTCTGGGCTACCGCGACGAGGCGCTGGAGGAAGCCCGGAATCTCCTGTCGAACCACCGCCAGAACCTCTCACAGGGCCTCCAATACGTCAAGCGCGAGGGCGTCACCAAAGAGGAGAACGTCCAGTGGTTCCACGCGGGCGACGAAATCCGCGAGACCATCGTAGGCATCATCGCCGGGATGGCGGTCGGCGCGGACGGTATCGACCGGGGGACGCCCATCCTCGCCTTCGCCGACAAGACGGACGACGACGCCAGCGCCGACGCCGGCAAAGATGGCGACGGAGACGACGACAAAGAGGTCAAAGTCTCGGCGCGCGGCACGCCCGGTCTCACCCGGCAGGGACTGGACCTCTCGGTGGTGATGCGCGAGGCCTCCCAAGCGGTCGGCGGCGACGGCGGCGGCCACAACGTCGCGGCGGGTGCGACCGTTCCGAAGGGCGCCGAAGCCGAGTTCGTGGAACTCGCCGACGAACTCGTGGGCGAGCAGTTGGGGTAA